From a region of the Paraburkholderia hospita genome:
- a CDS encoding response regulator transcription factor: MSDKNFLVIDDDEVFSGILARGLTRRGFTVSEAHNADEAIRLANQQKFGQITVDLHLGNDSGLNLVAPLRDLQPNARMLVLTGYASIATAVQAVKDGADNYLAKPANVETILSALQTEASALQAEEAIENPTPLSVARLEWEHIQRVLAENGGNISATARALNMHRRTLQRKLAKRPVKQ; the protein is encoded by the coding sequence ATGAGCGATAAGAATTTTCTGGTCATCGACGACGACGAAGTGTTCTCCGGCATCCTCGCGCGCGGGTTGACCCGTCGCGGCTTCACCGTGTCCGAAGCGCACAACGCCGACGAAGCGATTCGCCTCGCAAATCAGCAAAAGTTCGGGCAGATCACAGTCGATCTGCATCTGGGCAACGACTCCGGGCTGAATCTCGTCGCGCCGCTGCGCGACCTGCAACCGAACGCGCGGATGCTGGTGCTGACGGGCTATGCGAGCATCGCGACGGCCGTTCAGGCGGTGAAGGACGGCGCGGACAACTATCTCGCGAAGCCCGCGAACGTCGAAACGATCCTCTCCGCGCTGCAAACGGAAGCGAGCGCGTTGCAGGCCGAAGAGGCGATCGAGAATCCGACGCCGCTGTCGGTCGCGCGGCTGGAGTGGGAGCACATCCAGCGCGTGCTCGCGGAAAACGGCGGCAACATTTCGGCGACGGCGCGCGCGCTGAACATGCACCGCCGCACGTTGCAGCGCAAGCTCGCGAAGCGGCCGGTCAAGCAGTGA